In the genome of Sebastes umbrosus isolate fSebUmb1 chromosome 14, fSebUmb1.pri, whole genome shotgun sequence, one region contains:
- the LOC119501897 gene encoding aconitate hydratase, mitochondrial-like — protein sequence MASYCLTVTRLRLALGTGARRLHVSAAFSAKAKVAMSRFEPGSSINYEKLHENINIVRKRLGRPLTLSEKIVYGHLDDPAGQDIDRGRTYLRLRPDRVAMQDATAQMAMLQFISSGLARVAVPSTIHCDHLIEAQIGGAEDLQRAKEVNEEVYNFLATAGAKYGVGFWKPGSGIIHQIILENYAYPGVMLIGTDSHTPNGGGLGSICIGVGGADAVDVMAGIPWELKCPNVIGVKLTGSLSGWTSPKDVILKVAGILTVKGGTGAIVEYHGPGVDSISCTGMATICNMGAEIGATTSVFPYNHRMKTYMEKTGRGEIASVADQFKDDLVPDKGCEYDQVIEINLSELKPHINGPFTPDLAHPVSEIGATAKKHGWPLEVKVGLIGSCTNSSYEDMGRAASLAKQALDKGLKCKAQFTVTPGSEQIRATIERDGYSKILSDVGGIVLANACGPCIGQWDRKDVKKGEKNTIVTSYNRNFTARNDANPATHAFVTSPEIVTAMAIAGTLDFNPETDYLTAANGEKFKLEAPNGDELPSKDFDPGQDTYQYPPAEGSSVKVDVNPTSNRLQLLEPFDKWHGKDMEEMKVLIKVKGKCTTDHISAAGPWLKFRGHLDNISNNMLIGAVNIDNDAVNKVKNLLTGEFGGVPDVARHYKANGVNWVVVGDENYGEGSSREHAALEPRHLGGRAIIVKSFARIHETNLKKQGLLPLTFADPHDYDKIRPDDKISITGLKSFVPGKALAAVIKHSDGSQESITLNHTFNETQIEWFKAGSALNRMKEIQ from the exons ATGGCGTCCTACTGTTTGACTGTCACCAGACTGCGG CTGGCCCTTGGAACCGGGGCGAGGCGTCTTCATGTCTCCGCAGCCTTCAGCGCCAAGGCCAAGGTGGCCATGAGCCGCTTTGAGCCCGGCTCCAGCATTAACTATGAGAAGCTGCACGAGAACATCAACATTGTGCGCAAGAG GCTCGGCAGGCCTCTCACTCTGTCGGAGAAGATTGTGTACGGTCACCTGGATGATCCAGCGGGGCAGGATATCGACCGCGGCCGCACTTACCTGCGCCTGCGTCCAGACCGCGTGGCTATGCAGGACGCCACAGCTCAGATGGCCATGCTACAGTTCATCAGCAGTGGTCTGGCCAGGGTGGCGGTTCCCTCCACCATCCACTGTGATCATCTGATTGAGGCTCAGATCGGAGGAGCCGAGGACCTGCAGAGGGCCAAG GAAGTAAACGAGGAAGTGTACAACTTCCTTGCCACTGCTGGTGCCAAATATGGAGTTGGCTTCTGGAAACCTGGATCAGGGATCATCCATCAG ATAATCCTGGAGAATTATGCCTATCCCGGAGTGATGCTGATTGGTACAGACTCCCACACTCCCAATGGCGGTGGCCTGGGGTCCATCTGTATCGGAGTGGGGGGAGCTGACGCCGTGGATGTCATGGCCGGAATCCCTTGGGAGCTCAAGTGTCCTAAT GTGATTGGAGTGAAGCTGACAGGATCCTTGTCTGGCTGGACCTCGCCGAAGGACGTCATCCTGAAGGTGGCTGGTATCCTGACTGTGAAGGGCGGCACCGGAGCCATTGTGGAGTATCATGGGCCTGGAGTTGACTCCATCTCCTGCACTG gaatgGCCACTATCTGTAACATGGGTGCTGAGATTGGAGCTACCACGTCCGTCTTCCCCTACAACCACCGCATGAAGACGTACATGGAGAAAACTGGCCGTGGAG AGATTGCCTCTGTGGCTGATCAGTTCAAAGATGACTTGGTCCCAGATAAAGGCTGTGAATACGACCAGGTCATAGAGATCAACCTGAGCGAG TTGAAGCCCCACATCAACGGGCCGTTCACCCCCGACCTGGCCCACCCCGTGTCTGAGATCGGGGCTACAGCCAAGAAGCACGGCTGGCCCCTGGAGGTTAAAGTCG GTCTGATCGGCAGCTGCACCAACTCAAGCTACGAGGACATGGGCAGGGCGGCCTCTCTGGCCAAGCAGGCTTTGGATAAAGGTCTGAAGTGCAAGGCCCAGTTCACAGTCACCCCTGGTTCTGAGCAGATCCGCGCCACTATCGAGAGAGATGGATAT TCCAAGATCCTGAGTGATGTTGGTGGAATCGTCCTGGCCAACGCTTGTGGACCCTGCATCGGACAGTGGGACAG GAAGGATGtgaaaaaaggagagaagaatACTATCGTCACGTCCTACAACAGGAACTTCACTGCCAGGAATGATGCTAACCCAGCTACTCACGCTTTTGTCACCTCTCCTGAG ATTGTCACTGCCATGGCCATTGCCGGGACACTCGACTTCAACCCAGAGACCGACTATCTGACCGCTGCTAATGGAGAGAAGTTCAAGCTGGAAGCTCCCAACGGTGACGAGCTCCCCTCCAAAGACTTTGACCCGGGCCAGGACACCTACCAGTACCCCCCTGCCGAGGGCAGCTCAGtaaag GTGGATGTGAACCCCACCAGTAACCGTCTGCAGCTGCTGGAGCCCTTCGACAAGTGGCATGGaaaagacatggaggagatgaAGGTCCTCATCAAG GTGAAGGGAAAGTGCACCACTGACCACATCAGTGCTGCCGGGCCCTGGCTGAAATTCCGCGGCCACCTGGACAACATCTCCAACAACATGCTGATCGGTGCAGTCAACATCGACAACGATGCCGTCAACAAGGTCAAGAACCTGCTGACAGGAGAGTTCGGAGGCGTTCCTGATGTGGCCCGCCACTACAAG GCCAACGGAGTGAACTGGGTGGTGGTTGGAGACGAGAACTATGGAGAGGGCTCCAGTAGAGAGCACGCTGCCCTGGAGCCACGACACCTTGGAGGACGCGCTATCATCGTCAAGAGCTTTGCCAGAATCCACG AGACGAACCTGAAGAAGCAGGGCCTGCTGCCTCTGACCTTTGCCGACCCCCACGACTACGACAAAATTCGCCCTGATGACAAGATCTCAATCACTGGgctgaaatcctttgttcccGGCAAG GCCCTGGCAGCAGTTATCAAGCACAGCGACGGCAGCCAGGAGTCCATTACTCTAAACCACACCTTCAACGAGACGCAGATCGAGTGGTTCAAGGCCGGCTCCGCTCTCAACAGGATGAAGGAGATCCAGTAA
- the LOC119501911 gene encoding protein Tob2, with protein MHLEVKVALNFIVSYLYNKLPRRRADLFGEELERILMSRFEGHWYPEAPLRGSAFRCIHLGAPRDPVVELAAKRSGLDTEEVRANVPAELSVWIDPYEVSYQIGEKGAVKVLYLEDPPGLGCDGERPEGVSREGKGDAEAEEAKSLGFNPDAQVFVPIGSQASPALMPSLSSSPTPLSAQSCPGLFSYTSSSTPTDPAAHSSNTSTPSPPSGGLPYLSSQQPPSALPATRPQPITFTTASFAATKFGSTKMKKCSGAGSAASSGAVVPPAQRMLTRSPTTISAPELLKHKPLSLSLHSLGGPIASQLSPNAKEFVYPGSPGPLYFDADTQPMQPHASPFQPPHTVNSHPSFDPFSSPPPAQSVGIIGSNGGISYMEKPPFVEGLGSYNLQYPSQSFQPVVLAN; from the coding sequence ATGCATCTAGAAGTGAAGGTGGCCCTCAACTTCATCGTGTCCTACCTGTACAACAAGCTGCCTCGGCGTCGAGCTGACCTGTTCGgcgaggagctggagaggataCTGATGTCTCGTTTTGAGGGTCACTGGTACCCCGAAGCCCCTCTCAGGGGCTCCGCCTTCCGCTGCATTCACCTGGGAGCGCCGAGGGACCCCGTGGTGGAGTTGGCCGCCAAGAGAAGCGGACTGGACACGGAGGAGGTGCGTGCAAATGTTCCTGCGGAGCTCAGTGTGTGGATTGACCCTTACGAGGTGTCCTACCAGATTGGAGAGAAGGGGGCGGTGAAGGTTCTCTACCTGGAGGACCCTCCAGGTCTCGGGTGTGACGGCGAGAGGCCTGAGGGGGTGAGCAGAGAGGGTAAAGGAGATGCGGAGGCGGAGGAGGCCAAGAGTCTGGGCTTTAACCCGGACGCTCAGGTGTTTGTGCCAATTGGAAGCCAGGCATCTCCTGCCCTCATGCCGTCGCTCTCCAGCTCCCCCACGCCTCTGTCTGCCCAGTCCTGCCCCGGGCTCTTCAGCTACACCAGCTCCAGCACGCCCACCGACCCCGCCGCGCACTCCTCAAACACCTCCACCCCTTCTCCTCCCAGCGGCGGGCTGCCCTACCTCTCCTCTCAGCAGCCGCCCTCCGCTCTTCCCGCCACACGTCCTCAACCCATCACCTTCACCACCGCCAGCTTCGCCGCCACCAAATTCGGCTCGACCAAGATGAAGAAGTGCAGCGGGGCCGGGTCGGCGGCCAGCTCCGGAGCCGTCGTACCGCCCGCCCAGAGGATGCTCACCCGCTCTCCTACCACCATCTCGGCGCCAGAGCTGCTCAAGCACAAGCCCCTGTCCCTCTCCTTGCACTCCCTCGGAGGTCCCATCGCCAGCCAGCTCTCTCCCAACGCCAAAGAGTTCGTCTACCCAGGATCCCCGGGACCCCTTTACTTTGACGCAGACACCCAGCCCATGCAGCCTCACGCCAGCCCATTCCAACCCCCCCACACTGTCAACAGCCACCCGTCCTTCGACCCCTTCTCCAGCCCTCCCCCCGCCCAGAGCGTGGGCATCATTGGCAGCAACGGAGGAATCTCGTACATGGAGAAGCCGCCGTTCGTCGAGGGTTTAGGAAGCTACAACCTGCAATACCCCAGCCAGTCTTTCCAGCCCGTGGTGCTGGCCAACTAA